Below is a genomic region from Salmo salar chromosome ssa11, Ssal_v3.1, whole genome shotgun sequence.
TCACAGGTTTGACGGCTAATGATATTTTGGTTCCTTTTCTCCAGACTTTTCAGTCGGACGTCTCTGGGTAATGCTTGGTATTACTGTGGTCTTGAAGTGTGGGTGTTTACTGTCTACTAGCCATGGGGACGAACCGTACTCCTCATTGTCTCCTCCCCCCCTTCCGTAGCTCTGGTGTTGCCCAGGGCAGAGCAGCTCCTGCGGCGCAGCGTCCAGCCCTACGTCAGCTCCATCCTGGAGGCCCTGATGGAGCCCACCAGCAGAGGCTTCTCCGAGGTCCGAGACGTCTTCTTCAGAGAGCTGGTGGAGGTCAGCAAGAACACGCTCAACGGAGGGGGCAAGGACAAACTGGGAGAGGTGAGTGGACCACCGGAGGACTTGGAAACACAAGGAGTTCACGCTTACTGTCCTTGGTGACCTCTGTGACTGTTCCATAAAATGTACTGTAGCTCGGTCTTGGAGGATCTGTTGAAGTGCTCGGTGTTGCCATGTCCTCACCTCATCTCGGTCTGTctctttcccctcttctctcgctctccctactctctctctcacgccccCTACTCTCCACCCCCCATGCCTTTCTTTCGTCTTTCTCTatttgcccctctctctctctctctctctccatctccctcctcccctctctcagcACATGGAGAAGATCTCTATGCTGGCGTTCCACCCGGTGAAGATGCAGAGCTGCTATGAGAAGGTGGAGCAGCTGAGTCTGGAAGGGCTGCAGCAGAGATTTGATGTGTCCAGCCCCTCCGTGTTCGTCCAGAGGGCTCAGATCCTCATGAGAGAGGTGAGATCTTAACCCACATATCCCATTACCTGGTGGGTATGAATCTGCCAAACGAGACTACCAACACTGTAGTTTGATGGTCTGTAGTGGTCCCATCTGGTGGAGAGAGGGTATTTCATTGAACACCAAAGGAACTCTTGTAGCATAAAATGGAACCACCGAATGAGCTACGTGAGTTCATTGACAATCTGTCTTTTTCCCCAATGTATCActaatgtcctctctcctctgtgtaaAAGCAAATGGACAACGCTGTGTACACGTTTGAACAGCTGCTGCACCAGAGTCTGGAGGAAAAGGACCAGACAGGAGAGGACCTGTGTAAGACCATCCAATGCTGTCAGGACAGAGTGCTCAAGGTTAGTTGGTTAGACTGAGGGTGGATAAGGATGAAGGAGAATGACTGATTTGATTGAAGGATTAAGAATAGATTGGCCATTAAATACGGTTGCAAAAGGTTTTCCCAAAattctggttggaggattccagatttcctgcctattccctcctgattccgggaATACTCCAATCGGTAGGCCGGAAACCCTGGGAAGTTTTGGCAACCCTTGCCATCAAAGAGTCTAATGGCTTCTGTCTgcgtccctctgtctgtccctgtcagaAATATGACTATGACAGTAGCACGGTGCGTAAGAAGTTCTTCAGAGAGGCCCTGCTACAGATCATCATCCCCTACATGCTGAAGCAGCTGGCTCCCTCCTGCCATCCGGTGAGGCTCTCTGGTTATAGTCTCTTTTTCCAGCTATCCTAGTCTCCCTAAGACACAGATAACCCCTTTACTCTCATATGGAACCCTGTCATCTAtttaggctctggtcaaaagtagtgcactatataagtgactggggtgccacttgggacgttGCCTATGTCTAGTGCATTAGTctaacatctctcctcctccctctcaggAGTTCCCTCCCTTCCAGGAGATGATCTTTGAGGACTTCTCCCAGTTCATCCTGGTGGAGAACATGTTTGAGGAGGTGGTGCTGCTGTCTGTCACCAAGGACATCATGATGGGTGAGTGGTGGACACTGGACACGTATGGAGAAACTGGCCCGGCATAGGCTAGACTATTCGTAAAGCATCTCCGGGTAGGACTGCTAATCTAGGATCCGTTTTTTTAAAAATTTTAGAGCACATGATTATATagacagggaggacctgatcctagattggCAGATTCAGCAGTGCTAATCTGAGGCGATTTGTGAATACGGCGCTGATGTAAGTCTGATACAACTGAGCTTTTAGCGTTATAGCATAGAGgtgattctctctcccctctgtgtgCCTACAGCTGTGAAAGAGGCGGCAGTCCAGAAGAGACACAACCTGTACAGAGACAGCATGATCCTGACCAACAGCGACCCCAACCTCCACCTGCTGGGGGAGAGCCCCTCGGTAGACTGGAACACCCAGTTCGGTGGCGGGGATGAGGAGCCTGACAAGACCCCGGAAGGATGTGACCGGTCCAAATGGCAGCGCAGGCAAGTGGTCTCCATGATCAAGCTGGACGGTATGAGCCCGCTGCCCTACGAGTCGTGCTTGGAGGTGCCGGGGGAGGATTTCATccccgaggaggaggaggaggaggaggaggaggaggaacgacCCTCATGGAAGCAGAGCCAAAGACCCCCACGGAACTAGAGCCTAATTCCCCAGACAACGTGCAGGAGATCCGTTACCTCATCAACCCGGTGGTGGAGATGGTAGTCCCGGCCTCAGAGGAGGACTTGGCTGTTCTGGCCAATGGGACAGAGCCGGGGATGATGACGCTAGAgggcgaggaggaggaggtgacgcTCATCACCACCGTGGTGGAGGAGGTGCACATGAAGTCACTACAGTGGAAAAGTACCCCACAGGAAGTGAGTGAGCAGCTGATAGAAAGAGGTCCAGACCAGAAAGCTGAGGGGGAGCTtcaggaaaagggggaggcagcTATTGAGGGCAAGGTAGAGGGCGAGGCGGCCATCGAGAACGCCTTACAGGAAATGGCGATAATGATACAGGAAGAGGTCGGAGACTTACAGGAGGAGGTGGATTCATCCATCGAGGGAGAAGATGAGGAGGCTATCGAGAATGCCATACAGGAAATAGAGATGGCGGTACAGGAAGAGGACGAAGACAGGATAACGGAGTGTGCCGTAGACTCTGACGCTGAGCTGGCCCCACCATTGGCCGACTCCAGCCCCCGGCGCCACGATGACAGCGGCTTCCAGTCACTGACCAATGAGGCCTTGGATGAGGGCGAAGCTCAGCCAATGAAGGATGCTCTGAAAACAGAGGACTCTCTAACCGACCCAGGTGAGGTGGTGGTGATTGTGGAGCAGGGAAACGCTGCACTTCACGACGACTCTGAGACCGAAGTTTTATTTGCGATTTGAATGGGAAGACAagggagaatatatatatattttttttgccctaattttcattatctccagcacaataccagtgtcaaCATACCTGTTGACATCATCAAAAGTTTCAAATAATAAGTTCAAGGAAAAAAACCACTGAGGTTGGCAGTGACGTAgggagcaagaaaataccctccCTTGGGCTACAAACTTattgcaggttttgaaaatccCTTTTTTGACTTTGAATCTTACCCTGTGGTGTCACAGAGAagcatttaaatatatatacgtatatgtgtaaccacagatcatagaaacgcAGCGTTTTcacatgtagacactggtatggttCTGGAGATGATgactatgaggttgaaaagttACACTTTACACTACAGATGCCCATGTGTAAGGGCCTTCAGGATATGTTCACAGAGATGCATGGCAGGATAGACGTAACACTATGGTGCATGGGTACACACTCACTGGTCATTGCATGACCTCTTACTGAGCACTAGGAGGCACTGTAAGCTGGCTTTTGACACAAACGGCTCTGTTTTACCTCTTTGTCATGACATCTTACTGTAATGGGCATTGTCGGAAACATATCATTGGAGATTCCGCTATCGTTGCATTCAGGGCCCGGGAGCTCTGCTTTTTAACATGTTTTAACAATGACTCGGCACACTAGTGTATAAAATCAGCCAGAGTGATTTTTGTCTTGAAATAAGTTTAAGCCTTGTTTTTTGAACCATTTATATTTTTCATTTTCACAAGCAGCCTTCTGGTATCTTTTCACTGTGCATGACATCAGCATGACGAGGCACTTGCTTACTTCCTACTTTTCTGTCTGTGTTAGTCCAACCCTTATTTAGTGTGAGGGGAGCTGCTCGACTGGTAGCAGTCACTAGTCTTATTATAGATGCTAGAGGTCCTGCGTCAGCTACAGTGCCACTGCCATGAGCACGCTTACAGTTATTATTAAAGGGACTTGCTCTGCTGATAGCTTGTCTCGACTGTGACGCATCAGAATCTCTCGTCTGCGTGTGGGGCGTGTGTTGTGTAGATGATTGCCAGCACGCAATGTACCTTGTCATGAAGAGGCCTCTGTCAGTCTAAAAACATTAGAAAAATGAAGTTGGCTTTATGCAACCTCTTTTTGAGTGCAGACCCATCACACCTTACTCTTTGTCCACAGTCTCCTCTGGCCCACACCAAGGGAATAAACCAAGTCTATATTTGTTTAATTTTCCCCACTCTTCAAAATGAGGGAAATTGATTTATGATGATTTTCTATCCATGCTATGTTTATGGCCACTGTATATATGTGTTCTTAACCAGGCTGAGTTTGTAGCCTTGGGGAAAATAGGTCCATGTATCTCCGtgacttaaagggatagttcactctgaactatccctttaagatggAGTCCTTCTGTATCCTTCCTCTATTTATGACAAatactgtgtgtgtatggtgaCCAATGCACTATCCTCAGCTATATTCCTCATTTTGTGTAAAGCCCTATGCAAGAGCCTTTTGTTGATTTGTATTTTGCTATGTATGACAGACTATACTTATGGATTAATAAATATATTGATTTGATATGGTTTTTCTGTTTCTCATCTATCTAGACTAAAATGGTAAACTGTGCTTAAGCCAATCAAATCatcatgtatttttatttaatcaaattAAATATGTTAACAAAGGTTAGTGGTATTTGTTTTATTACTATCAATAAAATGCAACAGTAGCAAGCACATGTTCATTGAGAAGCAGCCTTCTAAAAGTGGTTCAGATTAAAGGCCTTACGAGTAGGCCATTATCTACTTTCACAGTAAATCAATAGGATTTGAAGAAGAAGAAGCTTTGTGTATATCCATGATTAGGTTACATAATTCAACAGGAAATATGCCTCTGAAATGTATTTAGGATATCAAAGGCACTAAAAGGTTGGGGTATACGATCTcaggcgtctctctctctcaaatgatTAACAAGAGCCACATTTTCAGTTCTCCTCTTTGTACTTAAGAGCAATTAAAACAAACGGTTGCCTGACGGAGTTACACCACTCAATCACATGCTTCTGTGCGGTCAGTggcaattccagaaaatgtcttgTGACTAGTGCTGACGAAATGCATAATCTCAGTTCCCTCTGCAAGTAGCCTGACCTTGGGAGTTAGATGCTAGAATGAGGCCACAGGTTGAACTCAAACTCTCCTCAAGGGCCATTCTCAAACGTATGTCAGTGGATATGCATAGTACAGTAGGTCATACAGGGTAACACAAAAAAcaaagcattaacttcctgagaCTTATCTTAAATGTGCCATGGGTGTGCTCGATCGCTCTAACATGCTGTACTCTGTACATCTGTGTCACACTATGGAAGTCCCCATCTTGCTTTTTTTACTTCGCACACCTCTGCTTTAAGATAAGTAGGGAAGAACCACCTTCCGCTTCAGGTAACTTGAAAAGAGACAGTCACAGGGAGATCTATCGCACATTGAGTGTGCAACAGGGTCAGAGTGAAAAACGCCATGACAGGTGCTGTGATATGTTCTTCAGAGCACATCTTTGTCCAACAGGATAACTAGTGCCTGTAGATCAATAGTCCAGGAAAAGGATTATTCTCTTTCTGTTGATTCCTCTGTTTGATCAGATTTGACCCAGTAGAGGGAACCCTATGAAGTATCCCAGGACAGAGCCCAAGATGACCCCCAGGAAGATCCAGGTGTTGTAGGACATGACACACAACATCAGCATGTAGCCAACGGTTACCTGCAGGATGTGCAGGGCTGTCTGGATCCCACGGAGAAGCCATCTGGGTGAAATGAGACCGAGAGAACAGTGTTATTGTGGTAGTCTCTCTGGAGTAATTATATACAGGTGCACAGTTCAGGTTCTCGTGTCTAATGACCTGCTCGTCTTTTTTGTGATTCATGTAGGCCTGTGAAACCAGGTGCTTGCTCTCTCTGGCCAATTTGGGGACCTGGTGGATGAAAGCCGGCATCCCTGGAACGTGGTAATCACAGACAACTACATGGGCAGGGCTGCTCCTGTGTGAATCCTACCTGTTCATGGGGGAGGGTGCGAGGGCAGTCTGTTCCATGGGGTCCAGAGAGGACTCCGACAGGCTACTGGCTAATGCGGCGGTGCTTCCCCGGCAGTCTGAGGAGTGGAAGGGAGAGGGGTGCTTCCCCAGCCAGACCCTCCACACCTTCAGCAGCTCGTAGAACACGGTCAACAGGAGGACCACGATCACCGACAGCACCATCCCTGCGAACACATTGACCACAGAGCTTATCGCGGTTGACAGCAACGACGGTCATCAACAGTGGCCACAACTGTGTCCGTCTGGAACTCAGTGGTGTCACCAGTGTCCGCTATACTTGCAGTACTGTAGCGATAACAGCAGTTACTTAATATGAGTGTAAGAAACCAGTGCATGCATCGCAAGGGGCCCTACTTGAAACAGGTCTACAGAAGCAACAAGTGCTAATTTGCAACAAGTGAATTTGTTACCTGAAACACACTATGCAGAATGGTGGGGCTGAACTGTACTTGAAAAAATACAATGGATTCAACCAGACAAACGGGTTCTAAAATATATCATTTAGATTCTCCTGAGGGCACAGATCTGTCATCAGTGTTAGCCTACCTGCAGGTCCTTGCACATCCCAGAAGTGAAACAGCAGCATCACACTGCTCCCTGCCTCAAAGGTCATCTGAATGAAAAAAGAGCAATTGAACTACAACAAAGAATATGCACAAGTAAACAGTAGTATACTGCAAGGAAGCAGACCAGATTTGGGACCTGTGCAGGAAATCCTGGTTACATGGACATCCCACGTATGTGAAATATAATCTATAAAGCTTGGTCAGGTATATAATGACAACACAGTAagcctgtcatcaaggcaaagggtggcgactttgaagaatctcaaatattttgatttgtttaacactttcttcgttactacgtgattccttttgtgttattttatagttatgTCTTCTATctacaaatgtagaaaatagtacaaataaagaaaaaccctggaatgagtaggtgtcaataACGTTTAAACAACTTTCAAATGGTACTATGAAGATGGTTAGAGGTCCACACATCACAGAATGTTCACTTGAGTGGCAATATTCATTGTTTTACAATTTAATTATCAATCTtccataggaaacctattgaaatcagACATTTTTATAATTGAATAGACATTCCCATTCAAGTTGACATTCGACGGTGGGTGGACTGGCCTCTTTCTGGTAGTAATTGAAGCACATATTTCAACTTCAATGGTGTACCAGCTAAACTGCAGCGGTATGAGGGGGTAGGTCCATTCTATAAATTTGGtttctatgattgaaatgacacccaaCCTATATTTAAGAGGATACTGTGTCAACACAAAATCCTCAGTCCctgtaaaatagggtctaagtTTCAACTGAGCCttccttgtggctcagttggtagagcatggtgtttgcaacaccagggttgtgggttcgattcccacggggggccagtacaaaaaaaaatgtctgctaaatgactaaaatgtaaatgtaaaatgttatatGAAAATTTGAATCTGAGTTTATGCGTATTTTTAGATAATTGACGttgaaggtaaaaaaaaatacaatttgtttCTTTAAGAAATGTAAAAGTTTGACAACCCTTTTTGTAAGCTTTCAAACGATATCAAGCTCAACAGTTAATATttttcagtga
It encodes:
- the copt2 gene encoding Probable low affinity copper uptake protein 2 (The RefSeq protein has 1 substitution compared to this genomic sequence); this encodes MSMTFEAGSSVMLLFHFWDVQGPAGMVLSVIVVLLLTVFYELLKVWRVWLGKHPSPFHSSDCRGSTAALASSLSESSLDPMEQTAPAPSPMNRWLLRGIQTALHILQVTVGYMLMLCVMSYNTWIFLGVILGSVLGYFIGFPLLGQI
- the LOC106563126 gene encoding LOW QUALITY PROTEIN: protein Niban 2 (The sequence of the model RefSeq protein was modified relative to this genomic sequence to represent the inferred CDS: deleted 2 bases in 1 codon), translated to MGDVISTHLDEGKREMITARARQVMGEFGHVYKEQYAVALFNSVRFEIEGGGGPQSQLLHRKNPLEDHSIFSGGLFQYLEGNKKWRNRFVFVADTYNVSFYENKVAHERGLHPKGTINCAGYKALTSMEEYLDLVSTSLPGVKAKVGSGPFVKGATQFPLILWHPYARHHYFCVLTEKEQTKWHAVLQDCVRHSNNGLSEECRVQTPAFTDAVRLYRQAQGHYGTWDMMCGGPPQILANLVMETLYPELRNLIGPRLKGKMQQRQRNWMLISEAVYKQVLSQTQAQYEALVQACEVETPRLDAALRTDMDQIITSKEHVSGKIRALVLPRAEQLLRRSVQPYVSSILEALMEPTSRGFSEVRDVFFRELVEVSKNTLNGGGKDKLGEHMEKISMLAFHPVKMQSCYEKVEQLSLEGLQQRFDVSSPSVFVQRAQILMREQMDNAVYTFEQLLHQSLEEKDQTGEDLCKTIQCCQDRVLKKYDYDSSTVRKKFFREALLQIIIPYMLKQLAPSCHPEFPPFQEMIFEDFSQFILVENMFEEVVLLSVTKDIMMAVKEAAVQKRHNLYRDSMILTNSDPNLHLLGESPSVDWNTQFGGGDEEPDKTPEGCDRSKWQRRQVVSMIKLDGMSPLPYESCLEVPGEDFIPEEEEGGGGGGTTLMEAEPKTPTELEPNSPDNVQEIRYLINPVVEMVVPASEEDLAVLANGTEPGMMTLEGEEEEVTLITTVVEEVHMKSLQWKSTPQEVSEQLIERGPDQKAEGELQEKGEAAIEGKVEGEAAIENALQEMAIMIQEEVGDLQEEVDSSIEGEDEEAIENAIQEIEMAVQEEDEDRITECAVDSDAELAPPLADSSPRRHDDSGFQSLTNEALDEGEAQPMKDALKTEDSLTDPGEVVVIVEQGNAALHDDSETEVLFAI